From a region of the Ornithodoros turicata isolate Travis unplaced genomic scaffold, ASM3712646v1 ctg00001048.1, whole genome shotgun sequence genome:
- the LOC135376166 gene encoding uncharacterized protein LOC135376166 produces the protein MLLDSYGMGTENSTLARMLVLMKRTETERVCRDVLQDLVEDVAEKVDREHVTDLLQSMGHRRATWHYMEVQPVESLMRTGTSTGRKRFSLMPRDFLATLSDAAKGLYRQSVCLRTDPLCLALETKGQAHNSRWHEERRLRISSSTAHPIRTRRGKFKELAVRMASRTTFCSAGMKYGIATEARARQLLQEQFAAQIAETGLVVMCTQPWLCCSPDGLVKVVTSWSPRSSVHTDAETLRLWTTLESPLSSTWSSRMGK, from the exons ATGCTGCTGGATTCATATGGCATGGGCACCGAAAACAGCACGCTTGCCCGCATGCTGGTGCTGATGAAAAGAACAGAAACTGAGAGGGTGTGCAGAGATGTTCTGCAAGATCTCGTCGAGGACGTTGCAGAGAAGGTGGACAGGGAACATGTCACCGACCTGCTGCAAAGCATGGGCCACAGGAGAGCAACATGGCACTACATGGAAGTGCAGCCAGTTGAAAGCCTCATGCGAACGGGGACATCCACTGGACGGAAGAGGTTTTCACTAATGCCACGCGACTTCTTAGCGACGCTAAGTGATGCTGCAAAAGGCCTCTACCGACAATCTGTATGCTTGAGAACTGATCCGCTCTGCTTGGCACTGGAAACAAAGGGACAGGCCCATAATTCACG GTGGCACGAGGAGCGCAGACTCCGGATATCGAGCTCTACCGCCCATCCCATTAGGACACGAAGGGGCAAGTTCAAGGAGCTGGCCGTGAGGATGGCATCAAGGACCACGTTCTGCAGTGCAGGGATGAAATACG GTATAGCAACTGAAGCACGTGCACGGCAGTTACTGCAAGAACAGTTTGCTGCGCAGATCGCTGAG ACTGGCCTTGTTGTAATGTGCACGCAGCCATGGCTTTGTTGCAGCCCAGACGGGCTTGTGAAGGTGGTCACATCATGGTCACCGAGATCAAGTGTCCACACAGATGCCGAAACACTGCGATTGTGGACGACACTGGAAAGTCCTCTGTCGAGTACCTGGAGCTCGAGGATGGGCAAGTGA